The genomic stretch ATTAATCGGAAGTCTCCGGTATCAACAGGAATATCAACGTTAGTCAAGCTGCGCAGCGTACGATAAAACAGCTTAGCAGTAAGCTTTTTAAATACCGTCTCGCCCTTGCGCTTTAGCCGCTTGCCGTATACAACCTCGTAGCCTTCCTTCCACTTCGCGATCATATCAAGGATAACCTCAGGCGGGTCCTGCAAATCTGCGTCTATAACGATAATTGCATCGCCCTGTGCATAATCCATTCCTGCGGAAATCGCGATTTGATGACCGAAATTTCGCGAAAAGTTAATGAGACGGACATTCGGATCAAAATCACATATCATAGCTATTAATTCAACGGTACGATCTTTACTTCCATCATTGACGAAAATAAGCTCATAAGCCTCGCCCGTATTATCCATCACCAGCTTAAGCCGCTCATACGTATGCTCAATCACTTCTTCTTCGTTGTACATCGGAACGATAACGCTGTATTTCAGTGCCAATTGGTTCATCGCTATGCTCCTTTCTTAAAATAGCCAACTTGGAAACCAGCGTAGAACATGCTCAACATACCAGCTGGATACAGTCATGCCAGAGAGTGCAGGGTAAAATAGAACAAACAATACAATCGAGCCGATCAAGAAAAGATTTCGCACGAGCTTAAAGCTCGGCCATTTCTCTTCCATTACTTTGAACATATAAACTAAGCTCAAAATAATAAACGGAACCATTGCAAAGTAATGATAAAGGAACGTAAGTCTAGAAACGAGCATCCAAGGAACGTATTGAGCAAGGAAAGCGATCCAAATGATATACATCGCTTTGTCTCTTCGCTTAATACTGATCCAAATCGTTGCCGCCATTGCAAAAATTCCAGCCCACCAAATAAGCGGATTGCCCATTGCAACAATGGTTGATTTCATGCCTGCTGCCATATTATCGCCTGAATAATACCAGACTGGCCTCTTCATAAACGGCCATTCCCACCAGGTAGAGGCAAATGGATGTGTCGATACAAGCTTGCTATGATAGCTGAACATATGCTTCTGATAATCAATTAAGCTCCTCAGCGTATAGCCTTCATCCATGACGGTCAGCACTGGAATGTTGGACAACGCATAAATAGCGATTGGAACGACGATATAAAACACGAGACAAACCGCGAGCGTAGCAATCGTATACCGAGGAAAGACGGTTACGATATGCTGCAGACTGTCTTTGCTGAACAACGAGCTTAGCTCCTTGCCCTTACGGAGAATACGTTTGGCCGCAGCATACTCACGATAACGCTCAAATAACGATAATCCGAGTATAACCGCGAGTCCCGCTCCTCCATAGAGCACAATCCACTTGGATGCAACCCCCACTCCGAAAAACAGCCCTGCCAAAAACAACGGAAGAAGCGTGACGCTCAGCTTAACCCGGTAAAAACTTAAGGAATAATATTTTTGCATGAAATAGAACATCAGCATAATGAAAAATACGCCATAAACATCAATAGTCGCTATTCTCGTCTGTGTAAAATGCATAAAATCTGCAGCGAACAAGGCTGCGGCAATTCCTGCGTACAAGCTGCTTTTAAACAGCCTTCTAGCGAGCAGATACAATAAAGGCAGCATCGCAATGCCAAATAACGTGCCCGCTATGCGCCAGCCAAATGGATTCAGTCCAAACAGCTTAATGCCGATGGCAATAATAATTTTTCCGAGCGGTGGATGTGTATTTTCATAAGCTACAATATGCTCAATATGTTCAGACGCCGTTCTCGCATGGTAAATCTCGTCAAAATAAGAGCCGTTCATATACGTCGCCTTATATTTGGCAAGCTGCTGCTCGTCGAACAACAATGAAACGCTGCCTCTCTTAGCATCCTTCGCCTGTTCATCCTGAATGCCCACAATGGAAAGCGGAGTTTCATTGCCTTGCTCATAAATCGCTATTTCGTGCATAGAGAATCCGGTCTGAACCGTCGTCAGCTTGATATAACGCGCCTGCAGCGCTGCTGGCTGACTGTTCCATCTAAATACAGCAACATGACTGCTGTCGATCTCCATGACGTTATCCCAGTCGGTACCGTTTTGACTGAATTCATATTTGTATTTGCCTGTTCCTACACCGCCAAAGCTGTTGATACGATCGAGCTGCTTTACCTCGCCTAAATCAACGAAAAAGCTTTGTCCGACCGCTGCAGGCTGCCATGCGGTTTCAGGGCCTTTCATTTCGCCTAGCTGGTAAAGTGAAACGGCAGCATAGATAAGCGTGACTGCACCCATCCACAACCAATCCTTGCGGACAAAGCGATTCGAATTTTGCTTCACACGTGACATGGCTCCGGTCTTGAAGGCGGATAATGCTTCGTGATCCTCCCTCTCGACTTCGCTTGGAAGCAGCGGCTCAACGGGTTTGATCCTTCCGCTTATATAAGTATCATATCCGATATAAAGCAAGTATAGCAGCAACCCGATATTTGCCAGTGAGCACAGCAGCACGATTCCATTAAATGGGACATTCGTCGTAATCGTGCTGTAATCGAGCACATAGGTGATGTTGATAAAGTTTGTGAGGCTGAATCCCAAAAACACAGACAGCATCCTTCTGTCTAACGATTGCAGGAATGCCAGCACTGCGAGCAGAAGAATAGGGAACAAGTAACGCTCATGCATTTTGGTCACGCCGATATATACGACCGCAATCAGAACCATAGCGATAAAATACACCCGGCTCGACGCCGCAGCATCACGCTTTCTCAGTGCGAAGAAAGCAGCCAAAGCGACAGCAGCAGCTATAAAAATCATGCCCCATGTCTGAAATGAGAATAAAAGCCAAGTGTCCGTAATCGGCTTCCAATTATCATTGGTAAGCGTATAAAGGTTGAACGCATTTAAAGTAGCATACGGATAAGACGACAGGGTTCCTTTATAGAGCTGAAAAAGGCCCGATAACCCGCCATTTTCCCAGAAGAACGGAAGCGCGAGCACAATAAACGTTGCAAAGCCGTATATGGCGCTAATGGCAACTTTCTTCCATTCCTTCCGGCAAATAAACCAAAGCAGCAGCACGGGCATGAATATAAACGCTTGCGGCTTTATAAGCGCTGCAATTGCGTACCACACCGAAGCGCGCTCAATCTTATTCTGTGCAAGGCCGTGAATGGACAGCACGAGTGCAAGCGCGAAAATCGAATCAACCTGCCCCCATACCGCCGAATCCACAATTACTGCTGGATTGAATAAGTACAGCAAAGCCAGTCCTAGCGATACCGAATATCCTGCTGTTTTTTTGCCCGCCTGCACGATAAAATAAGCAGCGGCAAGATCCGCCAATATGGCTGGCAGCTTAAACAGCAGCAGCGCAGCGTTTGAGGCACCGTCTAATGAGAGAAAGTCCTTGATCAAACCGAGAATATATAGAATATAAATATAGCCTGGCGGGTAATCTACAAACATCTCCGAATGGTAAAAGGCGCCAAGCCCCTGCTTTGCAGCCTGATCGGCCCATGCCATAAACAATGCAATATCGTTGACATAACCTTTATTCGTAACTGCCAGCCATAGCCGCAGCGCCAGTGCGGCGGCAAATACGATGGCAAGAATTAACCCCTGCGAATGCGTCTTCTCGTCCAGCCAGCTCCTTTGCCGCAGAAGCTTCTTATAAATCACAGCAAACAGCAGGCTGAACAGTCCAGCGATTAGAAGCAGCGGCAAGACAGGCACAACTGCAGCATCAGGATCGGCAGCTTGTCCGGTTTCTGTTGCAACAAGGCTGAATACCTCCATCCCTCCAGGGGCCTTCGATACTTTCTCCACGCTGACATCATCGAAATAGGCCTTCCCGGTGTTGATGCTTCCATAACCACCGAGACTTGCGCCGAAAGTAATGCTCTTCTGATCCTTTCCTGACTTTGCATAAAAGTGGACATACGCCCATTTGCCGTTCGTGTCCTTGATTTCGGGATATGCAACAGCCACGCCGTCTACGAAAAAGTGAGCACCGGTCGCATCTGCGCCGATTTGTTCGGTTTTAATATAACCTGACAGCTTATAGGTTGTTTTCGGCTTGACCTTGATGGTCTGGGTCCAACGCGAATGGTTCGCTTCCTTATTTTCCAGAACGGCCGAATACGTGCCCGTGTGGGCTTCTGAGCTCGATATCGTGTATGAGGTGATGTGCTCTTCTTTCAAATAAGCGTCTTGCTGCCATTGCGCCGGGGCATTGTCAGCAACTTGTTCAAACCCTGCGTTAACGAGCAGATTGCTCGCCGCTTGCAGGGAAGCTGGCCAAAGAAGAGTCAGCAGAAGGATGGTTATCATAGCGCGACTAAACTTATTTATCATCGTTCTTTTACTCACCTCGAATTAAGTTTAGTTAGGGCTCATTGGAACATCGGTCAAACGCTTCAAACGCCTATCTTTTCTGGATTATTCAACCATAATGACATATTAACTTTAAAGGATAATACCCGCATGGTCAATGATAATAACGAAAAACGCGCCTCTCTAGTTGCATGTCTATCTCATACTCTACTATCTGCTCCCGCAGCCGTATTCTAATGAAAATCTATGCCCATTTCCATATTCCTACTAGGATGGTGCCGTGGCTGAACACGAACCTCGGAATACAATGAAATGGGTAACTAGATATAAGGGAGTGATGTTCCGCAATGGCAGATGTAGGTATAGTTATGCCTGTGTATACACAAGACAGCAGGTTGTTTAGGAGAGCGATACGATCCATTCTGAATCAAAGATACAGAAATTTTAAATTGCTTATCGTAATTGACGGCGTTACGCCTAACGTTCTCCAAATTGCTAGATTCTACGCTCGCAGGGATAAGCGGGTTCGAGTCATTCCAAGGAAAGAAAACCAAGGCACCGCGACCGCCCTGAACGTTGGTTTTGAAATTTTGCAAAGCATGCCGAGAATCAAATATTTAACATGGGTTTCAAGTGATAATTACTATTATCGCAATTTTGTCGGCGTTCTGCGGAATAAGCTCAAATATTCCCCTCCGAATGTCGGACTCGCTTATGGAAGCTTCGGCTTAATCAGGGGCGGAAGAAGACTAGATACGACGAAAACCTGGTTGATCTGGCAGGACCAGCCAAAAGAAAGACTCGTCGATTTCTATTTCATCGGCTACTCTTTCATGTACAAAAAAGAATATTCAATGCAAATCGCAGGCTGGCAGTATACGCCTGTTGAGGACTATGACTACTTCCTGCGCCTTACCGAAATTTGCGATATGGTTTATGTTCCAAAGATTCTCATGGATTTCATGCTTACAACGCCACACAGCAATTCGGTGCAGATCGAGAACAACATCGAAAAGAAACGCAACCGCCGCTACATCATGTACCATGTTATGCACCAAGCACGCTTACGGAGAAATATTAGTCCGCTCGTGACGGTTATCATGTATGGATCGGAAGGTTCGGCATCATTCACGCAAATTCTTGAAACGCTATATGAATCGAATATTTCAAACTACAAAGTATTGCTATTTGACGTAACCCCCGACCAATCTATCATTCCTATTATTGCGGATAACCCCGACTCCCGCACCAAATATTTCTGGATACCAAACGGAACGAGGGAGCAGGTCATCGCAGAAGGATTGAAGCAGGCCGATACCCCGTATTTCATGCTCTACCGCACAGAGGAGCCGCTGCCGGACATCTATCATCTCGATAAAATGCTCTACAGCATCCCCATCGCAAATTATGATCCGTCATCGCCCCAGTTTCTACAGCTGTATCATACCGGCTCAATTGTCCCGACATGAGACCCGCTCAACAATCCAACCGAACAAATGCTTGAAAATTCAGCCGAACAGGATACCGACTCCTGCTCGGCTGATTAGCGTTTCCTTCCGTATCCTTTCTTCATTTGTTTGCAAGCAAATAGACTGATCCAAGCAAGGTCCGCAACCTGCAGAATCAGTCTTTTTGCTTGCATTAAACCGACATATACGATGGAAACGGAACTGGTGCCGGGGCACCAAGGAAATCTTCCAAAATCCTTTGCTTCATATACGGATCGTAGATGATATCCCCAAACAATGAATAATAACCTGCATTGTTCGTCCAAACGTCCTGAGCGGCATTGTTTTGTACTTCCTGTGCAAAGAAAAACGCCGTATTCGCGTCATGCCCGTGATTGATATAGGCCGGATATGGCATGATTTCATGCTCAAGCTGAATAGCTCCTGTCCATACCCCCGTTTCCGACGGCTGAAATATATTATGCCTCACACCTTTGATATAATCGCTGACTTTATAGATCAGACAGTTAAAGGAGCTTGAGAAATTGAAATATTTGGCCAATATATTCGATACTGAGTTGTAAATATACCCATTCTGGCAGATTAGAACCTTCGTCTCCCGTCTCGGCCGGTAATTATACAGCATATCGATATATGCCTTGTGATACATGTCATCACTGTAAAGATGAAGCTCATACCAGTACTTATAGCCTTCTAGCTGCCTGATAACCTCAGCTTCGTATTCACTGCTTGAAATAAATCGGATGTTAGAGGGGAGTGCAGGATAGCCTAGAAGCGCATTCTCAATATAAAACCTCGAGCTGTCATGATAGACGATATAAGCAAGATAATGTGGATTGGTTTGATTCAGCAGGCTCTTTAACGTGAAATTCATAAAGATTTCGACTCTCTTATTAATCCAAGCTTCCGTGAACTGAGTGTTAGCCTCGGGCAAAGTGAGCGCTGAGACAGAGGTCGGCAACGTTTCCCTTACGTTTAGATTATTAAAAGGGATATAGACGATCAAGCGGGTATTTCCTTCATGCAGCTGTTCTTCCCGGCTTGCCGGAACCGATCTCCTCTTTATGGACGTTCTTTTTCTATTCCCTTTTTTTCTATTCCATTTTTTTCTAAGCTTTAGCGCCCTTGGCTTCGTTGCTCTCCTTTTCAAGCCCACGCTCTTCGCTTTCTTCTTTATGGTCCCTCGACGAATTGCCGTCTTCTTTCTTTTGGCCATAACTTTACGTTTTACCGTCCTTTTTTTCATAAACTCTCCGCTCCTTTTTATACCTTGCTCCCGTACGTATCAGGCTTGTTTCCGTCAAATATTTCATTTGCCCAGAACAACACAATCAATTCACCGTCTGTAACGTTTTCGATCGCATGAGTGTAACCAGGCGGAATATCCAAAATCATTATTTTTTCGTCTGACAGCGTGTAGGAAAAGGAATCCTGTTCGAATATATGTCTGAACTTCACCACTGCCTTCCCTTTAATGACGCAAAACTTCTCAACCTTTGTATTGTGATAATGATGCCCTCTCTCCACTCCTTTTACTGTTGTCGACACAAAAAGCTGTCCGGCGTAGGGAGATTTAACGGTTTCGAACAAGCTTCCTCTATGATCATGAAAGGTTTGGAGAGCATAGGCGAAATCGGAGCGGTCCAAATAGGACAAATAAGTGGAGTATAAATACTTCGTAAACGGATCCGACAAATTGGGAAGGATTGAATGCGTGCGTATCGCTTTAAAATCATAGATTTGGTCAGCCAAAGCCTTTAACGTGACAGAAAAGGTAGTTTCTATATTGCAATACACATCCTCAGTCGGTTCATCCTGTGCGAGCAAAGCCATGAACCGCTCTATGACGTGATCGATATAAGCAAGCTCAACCTGCTGATCGGGATTCGAGATGCTGATCTCTAAGTCTCTGGATATATGATGACAAAAAGTAGCGACAACGGAGTTGTATTCCGGTTTGCACCATTTGCCGAACAAATTCGGAAGCCTGCATATATGAATGGCTGTCGAAGTCTCTTTCGCATATTGAATCAGTAAATCCTCAGCTTCCTTTTTGCTTCTCCCATAAGGATTGTCGGCTGCTGCATGGATGGTCGATGCAAATATGATCCTTGGCCTGTTGGTCATTGCGTTCAATCCATCTATGATTCGCTGCATCAGTTCAACATTGCCACGGTAATCCTCCGGCCGCTCAGGCCGATTAATACCCGCCAAATGATAAATGACATCCGCCTTTGACAATTGCTGCTGAAGCTCCTCGCTGCTTGTGCTTCTGCTGCACGATAGCACAGCCGCATCCGGCAGCTGTAATAATCCTTCTATCAGATTTTTGCCAATAAACCCATTAGAGCCTGTAACCAGAATATTTCTCATAACGTTCCCCTCTCCGACATGTTCAACTCGAAAAATCCTCTGTCTAGTATATGTTCGTTACCACGCAATGCGAGTCTATTTTCAAAATAAGGCTGATATCTTCTAGTCTATGAACTAAATCTCTCTCAAGTTGGTTGAATGACCGACGCGGCTAGCAGTCCGGTCGAATACAATAGAGTAATGTTCGCAGAAGCCATAGACGTGCAGTCGCTCTATAGGAGGTGAGTTCTAATGTAAGGATCTAGAAGATGCACTTGGCTAGGAGGAGTTTTAGACTAATATTTTACCCGGAGGCGGTAGTCGGTGAACAAATTGAAAGTAATGACGATCCTTGGCACGAGGCCGGAGATCATCCGTTTGGCGTCGGTCATCAAAGCCTGCGATCTATACTTTGATCATGTCTTTGTGCATACGGGCCAAAACTGGGATCCCCAGCTCAATGACGTTTTCTTCGAAGATCTGCAGCTTAGAAAACCCGATTATTATTTGAACGTAGTCGGCAAAAATCTAGGAGAAACAATCGGCAACGTTATTTCACACTCCTACGATTTGATGGTACAGGTACGACCGGATGCCGTGCTGCTGTTAGGCGATACAAATAGTGCGCTGAGCGCGATTTCCGCCAAAAGATTGAAAGTTCCGATCTATCATATGGAAGCGGGCAATCGCTGCTTCGATCAGAATGTTCCGGAGGAAACAAACCGCCGGATTGTCGATCACATCAGTGATGTGAACTTACCTTATACGGAGCATAGCAGAAGGTATTTACTCGCAGAGGGCGTTCGCAAGGAACATATTTTTGTGACAGGCTCCCCGCTCCCCGAAGTATTCGCTCAATTCAAGCATGAAGTGGACAACAGAGATATTTTATCCCAGCTCGGCTTGGAGCAGCAGAAATATATCGTGCTCAGCGCGCACCGTGAGGAAAATTTGGATATTGATGAGCGTTTTACCTCCCTGATTGAAGGCATTAACTACGTTGCCGAGAATCTTCAGCTTCCCGTCATCTATTCCGCCCATCCTAGATCGCTCAAAAAACTGCAGGATAAGCAATTGCAGCTCCATCCCCTCGTTCGTATTCACCAGCCGTTTGGTTTCCTAGATTACAACCACCTGCAGCAGCATGCCTACTGTGTTCTCTCCGACAGCGGAACGTTAAGCGAAGAATCTGCCATTCTCAATTTCCCCGGCGTATTAATTCGAACCAGTACGGAGAGGCCGGAGGTGCTGGATAAAGGGACCGTCGTTATTGGAGGCGTATCCGGTCATGATATTTTGGAATCCATTCGACTCGCGGTTGGCATTTACTCCAGTAACACTCACGTAAACCCATTGGTTCCAGATTATCAGGATACGAATGTTTCCATTAAGGTTGTCAAAATTATTCAGAGCTATACCAAAATCGTTAATAGAGTCATCTGGAATAA from Paenibacillus sp. FSL H8-0548 encodes the following:
- a CDS encoding NAD-dependent epimerase/dehydratase family protein, whose amino-acid sequence is MRNILVTGSNGFIGKNLIEGLLQLPDAAVLSCSRSTSSEELQQQLSKADVIYHLAGINRPERPEDYRGNVELMQRIIDGLNAMTNRPRIIFASTIHAAADNPYGRSKKEAEDLLIQYAKETSTAIHICRLPNLFGKWCKPEYNSVVATFCHHISRDLEISISNPDQQVELAYIDHVIERFMALLAQDEPTEDVYCNIETTFSVTLKALADQIYDFKAIRTHSILPNLSDPFTKYLYSTYLSYLDRSDFAYALQTFHDHRGSLFETVKSPYAGQLFVSTTVKGVERGHHYHNTKVEKFCVIKGKAVVKFRHIFEQDSFSYTLSDEKIMILDIPPGYTHAIENVTDGELIVLFWANEIFDGNKPDTYGSKV
- a CDS encoding glycosyltransferase family 2 protein, yielding MADVGIVMPVYTQDSRLFRRAIRSILNQRYRNFKLLIVIDGVTPNVLQIARFYARRDKRVRVIPRKENQGTATALNVGFEILQSMPRIKYLTWVSSDNYYYRNFVGVLRNKLKYSPPNVGLAYGSFGLIRGGRRLDTTKTWLIWQDQPKERLVDFYFIGYSFMYKKEYSMQIAGWQYTPVEDYDYFLRLTEICDMVYVPKILMDFMLTTPHSNSVQIENNIEKKRNRRYIMYHVMHQARLRRNISPLVTVIMYGSEGSASFTQILETLYESNISNYKVLLFDVTPDQSIIPIIADNPDSRTKYFWIPNGTREQVIAEGLKQADTPYFMLYRTEEPLPDIYHLDKMLYSIPIANYDPSSPQFLQLYHTGSIVPT
- a CDS encoding phospholipid carrier-dependent glycosyltransferase, giving the protein MINKFSRAMITILLLTLLWPASLQAASNLLVNAGFEQVADNAPAQWQQDAYLKEEHITSYTISSSEAHTGTYSAVLENKEANHSRWTQTIKVKPKTTYKLSGYIKTEQIGADATGAHFFVDGVAVAYPEIKDTNGKWAYVHFYAKSGKDQKSITFGASLGGYGSINTGKAYFDDVSVEKVSKAPGGMEVFSLVATETGQAADPDAAVVPVLPLLLIAGLFSLLFAVIYKKLLRQRSWLDEKTHSQGLILAIVFAAALALRLWLAVTNKGYVNDIALFMAWADQAAKQGLGAFYHSEMFVDYPPGYIYILYILGLIKDFLSLDGASNAALLLFKLPAILADLAAAYFIVQAGKKTAGYSVSLGLALLYLFNPAVIVDSAVWGQVDSIFALALVLSIHGLAQNKIERASVWYAIAALIKPQAFIFMPVLLLWFICRKEWKKVAISAIYGFATFIVLALPFFWENGGLSGLFQLYKGTLSSYPYATLNAFNLYTLTNDNWKPITDTWLLFSFQTWGMIFIAAAVALAAFFALRKRDAAASSRVYFIAMVLIAVVYIGVTKMHERYLFPILLLAVLAFLQSLDRRMLSVFLGFSLTNFINITYVLDYSTITTNVPFNGIVLLCSLANIGLLLYLLYIGYDTYISGRIKPVEPLLPSEVEREDHEALSAFKTGAMSRVKQNSNRFVRKDWLWMGAVTLIYAAVSLYQLGEMKGPETAWQPAAVGQSFFVDLGEVKQLDRINSFGGVGTGKYKYEFSQNGTDWDNVMEIDSSHVAVFRWNSQPAALQARYIKLTTVQTGFSMHEIAIYEQGNETPLSIVGIQDEQAKDAKRGSVSLLFDEQQLAKYKATYMNGSYFDEIYHARTASEHIEHIVAYENTHPPLGKIIIAIGIKLFGLNPFGWRIAGTLFGIAMLPLLYLLARRLFKSSLYAGIAAALFAADFMHFTQTRIATIDVYGVFFIMLMFYFMQKYYSLSFYRVKLSVTLLPLFLAGLFFGVGVASKWIVLYGGAGLAVILGLSLFERYREYAAAKRILRKGKELSSLFSKDSLQHIVTVFPRYTIATLAVCLVFYIVVPIAIYALSNIPVLTVMDEGYTLRSLIDYQKHMFSYHSKLVSTHPFASTWWEWPFMKRPVWYYSGDNMAAGMKSTIVAMGNPLIWWAGIFAMAATIWISIKRRDKAMYIIWIAFLAQYVPWMLVSRLTFLYHYFAMVPFIILSLVYMFKVMEEKWPSFKLVRNLFLIGSIVLFVLFYPALSGMTVSSWYVEHVLRWFPSWLF
- the wecB gene encoding UDP-N-acetylglucosamine 2-epimerase (non-hydrolyzing) is translated as MNKLKVMTILGTRPEIIRLASVIKACDLYFDHVFVHTGQNWDPQLNDVFFEDLQLRKPDYYLNVVGKNLGETIGNVISHSYDLMVQVRPDAVLLLGDTNSALSAISAKRLKVPIYHMEAGNRCFDQNVPEETNRRIVDHISDVNLPYTEHSRRYLLAEGVRKEHIFVTGSPLPEVFAQFKHEVDNRDILSQLGLEQQKYIVLSAHREENLDIDERFTSLIEGINYVAENLQLPVIYSAHPRSLKKLQDKQLQLHPLVRIHQPFGFLDYNHLQQHAYCVLSDSGTLSEESAILNFPGVLIRTSTERPEVLDKGTVVIGGVSGHDILESIRLAVGIYSSNTHVNPLVPDYQDTNVSIKVVKIIQSYTKIVNRVIWNK